Proteins encoded together in one Candidatus Eisenbacteria bacterium window:
- a CDS encoding FlgD immunoglobulin-like domain containing protein, whose protein sequence is MAWIRCTAATALVLSAVAFPATAEQSDPLSPMISHAEGFLHRQESGGVTLDSRHFFSFAEHLRLTVVPQLVAFCELHRVSPTESRWLDLVERADFLVRMGPHARSGDPADGMLAYALLKAYELTGNSTYRDAAQPIVSGFLAAPVTGDVNRILMAGLSLAMHHRLTSDPVASTRLLEILLLVARSQHADGSFDHVCAGARDVHYTAWTAFELELIARIYEDASVTRMLDRAQAFLQQRVGNDGITSYQDQLTSGATIYYYSKPMCSSDYDTRGWVNELGYHAVLFDRARDYRYNVMMTRLASLDVQGAWPDKWAYLPAAGDPSYVWSTSPRSVVRTSLVLWTLASIQVQRASRGQVVYMAPATALAPAPEPAAGDMLALSPNPARGNAWIALRLERPAEVRVAVLDASGRRVRDLLRGSLPAGSRTVRWDGRDESGVQSPAGVYFVRLEAEGRVRSARLVRLEAGR, encoded by the coding sequence ATGGCGTGGATACGCTGCACCGCCGCCACCGCGCTCGTTCTCTCGGCCGTCGCGTTCCCCGCGACGGCCGAGCAGAGCGATCCCCTCTCGCCGATGATCTCCCACGCGGAGGGTTTCCTTCACCGCCAGGAGAGCGGCGGCGTCACGCTCGACTCTCGCCATTTCTTCAGCTTCGCCGAGCACCTTCGCCTCACGGTGGTCCCCCAGCTCGTCGCCTTCTGCGAGCTTCACCGCGTCAGTCCGACCGAGAGCCGGTGGCTCGACCTCGTCGAGCGCGCGGACTTCCTGGTGCGCATGGGACCCCATGCGCGGAGCGGCGACCCCGCGGACGGCATGCTGGCGTATGCGCTGCTCAAGGCGTACGAGCTCACGGGTAACTCGACGTACCGCGATGCCGCGCAGCCGATCGTGAGCGGCTTCCTGGCCGCGCCGGTCACCGGGGACGTCAACCGCATCCTCATGGCCGGCCTCTCTCTGGCCATGCACCATCGTCTGACCTCCGATCCGGTCGCGTCCACGCGGCTCTTGGAGATCCTGCTGCTGGTGGCGCGCTCGCAGCACGCCGACGGCAGCTTCGACCATGTTTGCGCCGGCGCGCGCGACGTGCACTACACGGCGTGGACGGCGTTCGAGCTGGAGCTGATTGCCAGGATCTACGAGGACGCGAGCGTGACTCGCATGCTCGACCGGGCGCAGGCGTTCCTGCAGCAGCGCGTCGGCAATGACGGAATCACGTCCTATCAGGATCAGCTGACGTCAGGCGCGACGATCTACTACTACAGCAAGCCGATGTGCTCGTCCGACTATGACACCCGAGGATGGGTCAACGAGCTGGGTTATCACGCCGTGCTCTTCGATCGCGCGCGCGACTACCGCTACAACGTGATGATGACCCGGCTGGCGAGCCTCGATGTCCAGGGCGCCTGGCCCGACAAGTGGGCTTACCTGCCGGCCGCCGGAGATCCTTCGTACGTGTGGTCGACGTCGCCGCGGTCGGTGGTGCGGACGAGCCTCGTGCTGTGGACGCTGGCATCGATCCAGGTGCAGCGCGCGAGCCGCGGTCAGGTGGTGTACATGGCGCCGGCGACGGCGCTCGCACCGGCTCCCGAGCCTGCGGCGGGCGACATGCTGGCGCTGTCGCCCAATCCGGCGCGCGGCAACGCCTGGATCGCGCTGCGGCTCGAGCGCCCGGCCGAGGTGCGGGTGGCGGTGCTCGATGCTTCGGGCCGAAGGGTGCGCGACCTGCTCCGCGGATCGCTGCCCGCCGGATCGCGCACGGTCCGCTGGGATGGCCGCGACGAATCCGGCGTGCAGTCGCCCGCGGGCGTCTACTTCGTCCGGCTCGAGGCCGAAGGGCGCGTGCGCTCCGCCCGGCTGGTCCGGCTCGAAGCCGGGAGATGA
- a CDS encoding FlgD immunoglobulin-like domain containing protein produces the protein MPLATPLDRKLSLAATTLLIALAVGWIATTAHAAKPQDYGLVGGMRSGSSTIIKPGSGAAGTSGMLATSAVNNLPLCAAPNDQSAPIYISDGNGGGIAVWSDRRAGNYDIYAQRIDASGDALWPSYGVVVSKAAGDQINPQAVSDGAGGVIVAWEDGRTDPLTPVIYAQRLSASGVELWTADGVLVSTAVSGQTAPVVVSDGLSGAIVAWRDLRNGDGDIFAQRVPANGVPSWTVDGVAVCATGGEQDQPAVVSDGAGGVLVAWRDRRGADADVYGQRVSNSGTAAWAANGVGLCTAAGDQEPPAAVSDGTGGMVLAWGDARGANSDIFAQRVSALGAAQWTADGVSLCAATGNQTGARLCMDGANGAIVTWEDRRGANADVYAQRVSGAGAAMWTANGVAACNAAADQTTPSIAADPMGAAIIAWSDRRTGANGADIYAQRLTLAAGAVSWLANGTVACDTLGDQAAPSVISDGQGGASMAWRDFRGGAVADLYAQRVDNTGMVPAQCASTTALSENAVATATNAYTYYTLNQQSFFWAGVGVRPAAGTDWDLEVYEPYTFGQSAYPICFLNPFAGSFNSSGVDFVIGDFNPGYTPIPPGGMIPGVRVSRYSGAGNGSVEWDGAENTMSKDCQGGNCGASSVNNWSGVLDIWDLFLFANTDYTFDFTKTGTADIKFLLFKPPVPAGPYLVPRSAREFETNRRYTVYRSTVTGWHGVVLVNDNGTTGTYSVKATTGILTTGVGDGVELATGLRGIVPNPARGAVRFQFALKQPGDVSLRVIDMAGRRVGEVPTQHWGAGAWSVVWNGKNPSGESLAAGVYFVEMLVNGQRVGQSRVALIR, from the coding sequence ATGCCCCTTGCCACTCCCCTGGATCGGAAGTTGTCGCTGGCCGCGACCACACTTCTCATCGCGTTGGCGGTCGGATGGATCGCAACGACCGCGCATGCGGCCAAGCCGCAGGACTACGGACTCGTGGGCGGCATGAGATCCGGCTCGTCCACCATCATCAAGCCCGGCTCCGGAGCTGCCGGGACGAGCGGCATGCTGGCCACGTCTGCGGTGAACAATCTGCCGCTGTGCGCAGCGCCCAACGACCAGAGCGCGCCCATCTACATTTCCGACGGCAACGGCGGAGGCATCGCCGTGTGGTCGGATCGTCGTGCCGGGAACTACGACATCTACGCGCAGAGAATCGACGCCAGCGGTGACGCGCTGTGGCCTTCCTACGGCGTGGTGGTCTCCAAGGCCGCCGGCGATCAGATCAACCCGCAAGCCGTATCCGACGGCGCCGGCGGGGTGATCGTGGCCTGGGAGGACGGTCGAACGGATCCCTTGACCCCGGTGATCTACGCCCAGCGACTCAGCGCCTCCGGCGTGGAGCTGTGGACAGCCGATGGCGTGCTCGTTTCGACCGCAGTCAGCGGCCAGACCGCTCCGGTCGTGGTGAGTGACGGTCTGAGCGGAGCAATCGTCGCATGGAGGGATCTTCGCAACGGGGACGGCGACATCTTCGCCCAGCGCGTTCCCGCCAACGGTGTGCCTTCCTGGACCGTGGACGGCGTGGCGGTGTGCGCGACCGGCGGCGAGCAGGATCAGCCGGCGGTGGTCTCCGATGGCGCGGGGGGTGTCCTGGTGGCCTGGCGCGACCGGCGCGGCGCCGACGCGGACGTGTACGGCCAGCGTGTCAGCAACAGCGGCACTGCGGCGTGGGCCGCCAACGGCGTCGGTCTATGCACGGCGGCCGGCGATCAGGAGCCGCCCGCGGCGGTCTCGGACGGGACCGGCGGGATGGTCCTGGCCTGGGGCGATGCGCGCGGCGCGAACAGCGACATCTTCGCTCAGCGGGTGAGTGCTTTGGGAGCCGCGCAGTGGACGGCCGACGGCGTCTCTTTGTGCGCGGCCACCGGCAATCAGACCGGGGCGCGGCTCTGCATGGACGGCGCGAATGGCGCGATCGTGACGTGGGAGGATCGGCGCGGCGCCAACGCCGACGTCTACGCCCAGCGGGTGAGCGGCGCGGGAGCCGCGATGTGGACGGCCAACGGGGTGGCGGCGTGCAACGCCGCGGCGGATCAGACCACGCCCTCGATCGCCGCCGATCCCATGGGCGCCGCCATCATTGCCTGGAGCGACCGTCGCACCGGAGCCAACGGCGCCGACATCTACGCGCAGCGGCTGACGCTGGCCGCGGGCGCGGTGTCCTGGTTGGCGAACGGCACGGTGGCCTGCGACACCCTCGGCGACCAGGCGGCTCCAAGCGTCATCTCCGACGGCCAGGGCGGCGCCTCCATGGCATGGCGTGACTTCCGCGGTGGCGCGGTGGCCGATCTCTACGCGCAGCGCGTGGACAACACGGGGATGGTGCCCGCTCAGTGTGCGTCCACGACGGCTCTATCGGAGAACGCGGTGGCGACCGCCACCAACGCCTACACCTACTACACGCTCAACCAGCAGTCCTTCTTCTGGGCGGGGGTCGGCGTGCGCCCCGCCGCGGGCACGGACTGGGACCTCGAGGTCTACGAGCCCTACACGTTCGGTCAGTCCGCTTACCCGATTTGCTTCCTGAATCCATTCGCCGGCTCCTTCAACAGCAGCGGCGTGGACTTCGTGATCGGGGACTTCAACCCCGGCTACACGCCCATTCCGCCGGGCGGCATGATTCCCGGCGTCCGCGTCTCACGCTACAGCGGCGCCGGCAATGGAAGCGTCGAATGGGACGGCGCCGAGAATACGATGAGCAAGGACTGCCAGGGCGGGAACTGCGGCGCCTCGAGCGTCAACAACTGGTCCGGAGTGCTCGACATCTGGGACCTGTTCCTCTTCGCCAACACGGACTACACCTTCGACTTCACCAAGACCGGCACGGCGGACATCAAGTTCCTGCTGTTCAAGCCCCCGGTCCCCGCGGGCCCGTATCTCGTGCCGCGCAGCGCGCGGGAGTTCGAGACCAACCGGCGTTACACCGTCTACCGCTCGACCGTCACCGGCTGGCACGGCGTGGTGCTGGTCAACGACAACGGCACGACCGGCACCTACAGCGTCAAGGCGACCACCGGCATCCTGACCACCGGCGTCGGTGACGGCGTGGAGCTCGCCACCGGGCTGCGCGGCATCGTGCCCAATCCGGCGCGCGGCGCGGTGCGCTTCCAGTTCGCACTCAAGCAGCCGGGCGACGTGTCGCTGCGGGTGATCGACATGGCGGGACGGCGCGTGGGCGAGGTGCCCACCCAGCACTGGGGCGCCGGCGCATGGTCGGTGGTCTGGAACGGCAAGAACCCCTCCGGAGAGTCGCTGGCCGCCGGAGTGTATTTCGTCGAGATGCTGGTGAACGGCCAGCGCGTCGGACAGTCGAGGGTCGCTCTGATTCGATAG
- a CDS encoding FlgD immunoglobulin-like domain containing protein: MFSAVRVWLAAFLFLSLLAASQSQPADAASKPKDFGTSQVSAQTLRGAAALAGIQSTSSIITNESVCVALFDQNPPVSIQDGGGGSIIVWSDFRSGSLDIYAQKLDAAGNIMWPGDGVPICKQTGDQTNPRLLSDGAGGAFVVWEDARTSPSDINIYIQRVNSLGVNLWATGGVAVCTAANTQRQAVVSPNGLGGVLVAWTDERGGASSADVYAQRVTSSGAVQWTANGVAVCSAAGVQQDPAVVSDTQGGAIVAWRDERAGIDLFAQRVDAAGGVQWAANGIAISSATGNQEAPQMIPDGSGGAILTWVDSRGADQDVYAQRVNGAGAVQWTVDGTAVILAPAHQRSPRLATDGAGGAYVVWEDLQAVGDANIFAQRLDAATGAPQWGASGLVVCASLTNQLSPAIAADPVGGAIVAWSDDRNASGTDVYAQHIQPGGSVLWNPDGVRLCDASGTQDRPDVVADGSGGASIAWRDYRNTSYSDIYAQRIDALGQVPDQCVPPDTLSTNTPVNTVATQNYKMFDQGWFYWSGVSVRGGTGDWDIEMFDQGSTGLGTYPTCFGLPLAGSYGASGADFVISNFNDNHTPPGVFGVRAYRYSGTGNASIEWDDGPDQMSVGGTVSKIGWPDVLDVYDIQLTAGITYTFDLTHTPEADIKVLLFTSFEAPGGGYYYVAPRSARVMETPGRYGTYTAPSTEFYGVAVVNDNGVPGDYVLTVRAGVTGVGDGDAPVTQLMALAPNPGRGPVNIHFAMRETGLVSFEIFDMAGRAVASIPTARWQPGTWSTQWNGRDSQGRRLSAGVYFVQMNVNDRRVGMGRIALIH, from the coding sequence ATGTTCAGCGCAGTCCGAGTTTGGCTGGCCGCCTTTCTCTTCCTGTCGCTCCTCGCCGCAAGCCAATCCCAACCAGCAGACGCGGCTTCAAAGCCCAAGGATTTCGGAACCTCGCAAGTCTCCGCACAAACGCTTCGCGGCGCCGCCGCGCTCGCCGGCATCCAATCAACCAGCTCCATCATCACCAATGAGAGCGTCTGCGTTGCGCTCTTCGACCAGAACCCGCCGGTCTCGATTCAGGATGGCGGAGGCGGCTCGATCATCGTCTGGTCCGACTTCCGCTCCGGCAGTCTCGACATCTACGCGCAGAAGCTGGACGCGGCCGGCAACATCATGTGGCCCGGCGACGGCGTGCCGATCTGCAAGCAGACGGGAGATCAAACCAATCCACGCCTGCTGTCCGACGGCGCGGGGGGCGCCTTCGTCGTGTGGGAGGACGCGCGCACGTCTCCCAGCGACATCAACATCTACATCCAGCGTGTGAACAGCCTGGGCGTCAACCTGTGGGCCACCGGTGGCGTGGCGGTGTGCACGGCGGCCAACACCCAGCGACAGGCGGTGGTGAGCCCCAACGGTCTCGGCGGTGTTCTGGTCGCCTGGACCGACGAGCGCGGCGGTGCATCCTCGGCGGATGTCTACGCGCAGCGCGTGACGAGCAGCGGCGCGGTGCAGTGGACGGCCAACGGCGTGGCGGTGTGCTCGGCCGCCGGCGTTCAGCAGGATCCCGCGGTCGTGAGCGACACCCAGGGCGGCGCGATCGTGGCGTGGCGCGATGAGCGCGCCGGCATCGACCTCTTCGCCCAGCGCGTCGACGCCGCCGGCGGGGTGCAGTGGGCCGCCAACGGCATCGCGATCTCCTCGGCGACGGGGAATCAGGAAGCGCCGCAGATGATCCCCGATGGCAGCGGGGGAGCGATCCTGACCTGGGTGGATTCGCGGGGCGCCGACCAGGACGTGTACGCGCAGCGCGTGAACGGCGCGGGCGCCGTGCAGTGGACCGTGGACGGCACGGCGGTGATCCTCGCGCCCGCTCATCAGCGGTCGCCGCGGCTCGCCACCGATGGCGCCGGTGGCGCCTACGTGGTCTGGGAAGACCTGCAGGCCGTCGGCGATGCGAACATCTTCGCCCAGCGTCTCGACGCCGCGACGGGCGCCCCGCAGTGGGGGGCGTCAGGACTCGTGGTGTGTGCGTCGCTCACCAATCAACTGTCGCCCGCCATTGCCGCCGATCCGGTCGGAGGCGCGATCGTCGCCTGGAGCGACGACCGGAACGCTTCGGGAACCGACGTGTATGCGCAGCACATCCAGCCGGGAGGTTCGGTGCTGTGGAACCCGGACGGGGTCCGCCTGTGCGATGCCAGTGGAACCCAGGACCGGCCGGACGTCGTGGCCGACGGATCGGGCGGAGCATCGATCGCGTGGCGCGACTACCGCAACACGAGCTACTCCGACATCTACGCGCAGCGCATCGACGCCCTCGGTCAAGTCCCGGATCAGTGCGTTCCTCCCGACACGCTGAGCACCAACACTCCGGTCAACACCGTCGCGACGCAGAACTACAAGATGTTCGACCAGGGTTGGTTCTACTGGAGCGGCGTCTCGGTCCGGGGCGGAACAGGAGACTGGGACATCGAGATGTTCGATCAGGGGAGCACGGGTCTGGGAACGTATCCCACCTGCTTCGGCCTTCCGCTGGCAGGCTCCTACGGTGCTTCGGGCGCCGACTTCGTGATCAGCAACTTCAACGACAATCACACGCCCCCTGGAGTGTTCGGCGTCCGGGCCTATCGCTACTCCGGGACCGGCAACGCGTCGATCGAATGGGACGACGGTCCGGACCAGATGTCGGTGGGGGGCACGGTCAGCAAGATCGGCTGGCCCGACGTGCTCGATGTTTACGACATCCAGCTCACCGCCGGCATCACCTACACCTTCGACCTCACGCACACGCCCGAGGCGGACATCAAGGTGCTTCTGTTCACCTCGTTCGAGGCGCCGGGAGGCGGCTACTACTACGTCGCGCCTCGGAGCGCTCGCGTCATGGAGACACCGGGTCGCTACGGCACCTACACGGCGCCTTCCACGGAGTTCTATGGCGTGGCCGTGGTCAACGACAATGGCGTTCCCGGCGACTACGTCCTCACCGTGCGCGCCGGCGTGACCGGCGTGGGGGACGGCGATGCGCCGGTCACGCAGCTCATGGCGCTCGCGCCCAATCCGGGCCGAGGGCCGGTCAACATCCACTTCGCCATGCGCGAGACCGGACTGGTCTCGTTCGAGATCTTCGACATGGCCGGACGCGCGGTGGCGTCGATTCCCACGGCGCGCTGGCAACCCGGAACCTGGAGCACCCAGTGGAATGGTCGCGACTCACAGGGGCGCCGACTGTCCGCCGGAGTCTACTTCGTCCAGATGAACGTGAACGACCGGCGGGTGGGTATGGGTCGTATCGCGCTTATCCACTAG
- a CDS encoding TlpA disulfide reductase family protein yields the protein MKEPGATAVVMNIWATWCTPCREEFPDLMRVRREFERRGLRMVLVSADFPDQSEEARQFLSQQGVDFPTFLKTGKDMEFINGLNPRWSGALPATFVYDGHGALRSFREGRTTHAALESLVVAAMTPQ from the coding sequence GTGAAAGAGCCGGGCGCCACGGCGGTCGTCATGAACATCTGGGCGACGTGGTGCACTCCCTGTCGGGAGGAGTTTCCGGATTTGATGCGTGTCCGTCGCGAATTTGAACGACGAGGGCTTCGTATGGTCCTGGTCTCGGCGGACTTCCCCGATCAGAGCGAGGAGGCTCGCCAGTTCCTCAGCCAGCAAGGCGTGGACTTCCCCACTTTTCTGAAGACCGGCAAGGACATGGAGTTCATCAACGGGTTGAACCCAAGGTGGAGCGGCGCGCTTCCGGCGACCTTCGTCTACGATGGGCACGGCGCTCTCCGAAGCTTTCGCGAAGGTCGCACCACCCACGCGGCGCTGGAGAGCCTCGTGGTCGCCGCCATGACTCCCCAATGA